The Sphaerospermopsis torques-reginae ITEP-024 genome has a window encoding:
- a CDS encoding type I secretion system permease/ATPase, giving the protein MARGKNSKPDSKITSELNILNYQTLPINSLDTLPWKKPPLCWLTPEQQTEVTNELEIRQYQLGEKIWLQETGGYQFFIVTGKVRLRDEESKPVATLNDGDWFGDLQQLFTNCKAVAASKEVVVVCWNSSLWEKFSHPQIDEFWHGKGEREQVTGDSENREKEEISTSLTTSYLSLPSSSKTAISNYHSNYPSNYPFVTNGNTAAACLTMVAQYLNNSVQLEWVQRQLRGQRPKNVIETAEKLGLVLRKLQVNWGELRHLSFPALLLWKSEKVSSWVVTYGMKGNCLIIANPLNYQCEYFTQSVVESCWDGKLWQVELISKQEKFNLSWFTPAVWKYRKLLGEVLLASFTLQLLGLASPLITQVIIDKVMVQESLATLDVMAIALLLVAIFEALLGTLRLFIFTHTARRLDLSLSAQLFRHLMRLPLAYFESRRVGDTVARVQELEQIRQFLTSTALTVILDSIFAVVYLGLMFYYNIPLTFVALAVLPLFATLTIIATPILRNWLNETFNRSADSQSFLVETVTGIHSVKAHAAEPVARERWEGLFAKFIRTGFKASTTSNISSNIGDFLTNFSTLLILWFGARLVIDQQLTVGQLIAFQMLSGRVTGPLLRLVQLWQNLQQVLLSVDRIGDILNAAPEAEAGTGLVLPTLKGEINFEQVFFRYSPNTEPVLKGISFDIKPGQFVGIVGRSGSGKSTLSKLLQRLYQIESGRILIDGFDLKSCDLASLRQQIAVVLQEDFLFNGSILENISLGNPDITAEQVVEAARLAVAHDFISQLPYGYETNVGERGTALSGGQRQRIALARMFLSTAPILILDEATSALDSETEQQVLQNLQKVSANRTVFLIAHRFAPLKRADLILVMEKGIIAERGTHTGLLQQKGLYWSLYQRQQMNI; this is encoded by the coding sequence ATGGCTAGGGGAAAAAATTCAAAACCTGACAGTAAAATTACAAGTGAGTTAAATATTCTGAACTATCAAACTTTACCAATAAATTCGCTAGATACTTTACCTTGGAAAAAACCGCCATTGTGCTGGTTGACTCCTGAACAACAAACAGAAGTAACCAATGAATTAGAAATTCGTCAATATCAACTTGGCGAAAAAATTTGGTTACAGGAAACAGGAGGATATCAGTTTTTTATTGTCACTGGTAAAGTCCGTTTACGGGATGAAGAAAGTAAACCTGTAGCCACCTTAAATGATGGAGATTGGTTTGGTGATTTGCAACAGTTATTTACTAATTGTAAAGCTGTAGCTGCTAGTAAAGAAGTTGTAGTTGTGTGTTGGAACTCATCACTGTGGGAAAAATTTTCTCATCCTCAAATTGATGAATTTTGGCATGGGAAAGGTGAAAGGGAACAGGTGACAGGTGACAGTGAAAACAGGGAAAAAGAAGAAATATCTACTTCACTGACGACATCTTATTTATCTTTACCTTCATCATCAAAAACTGCAATTTCTAATTATCATTCTAACTATCCTTCTAACTATCCTTTTGTCACAAATGGAAATACTGCGGCTGCTTGTTTAACAATGGTGGCACAATATTTAAATAATAGTGTGCAACTAGAATGGGTACAACGTCAACTGCGGGGACAACGCCCCAAAAATGTCATAGAAACCGCAGAAAAATTAGGGTTAGTTTTGCGGAAATTGCAGGTAAATTGGGGTGAATTACGACATTTATCTTTTCCGGCTTTACTATTATGGAAATCGGAAAAAGTTAGCAGTTGGGTTGTAACTTATGGGATGAAAGGTAATTGTTTAATTATTGCCAATCCTCTCAATTATCAATGTGAATATTTCACCCAATCAGTAGTAGAATCTTGTTGGGATGGGAAATTATGGCAAGTAGAATTAATTTCCAAACAAGAGAAATTTAATCTTTCTTGGTTTACTCCCGCAGTTTGGAAATACCGCAAATTATTAGGTGAGGTATTATTAGCTTCCTTCACTTTGCAACTATTGGGTTTAGCTTCACCATTAATTACCCAAGTTATCATTGATAAAGTGATGGTGCAGGAGAGTTTAGCTACTCTCGATGTCATGGCGATCGCCCTGTTATTAGTCGCCATATTTGAAGCTCTCCTGGGTACTCTTCGACTCTTCATTTTTACCCACACCGCACGGCGTTTAGATTTGAGTTTATCAGCCCAACTTTTTCGCCATTTAATGCGTTTACCTTTGGCTTATTTTGAATCTCGCCGAGTAGGTGATACAGTCGCTAGAGTTCAAGAATTAGAACAAATTCGCCAATTTTTAACAAGTACAGCTTTAACAGTAATTCTCGATAGTATCTTTGCTGTCGTGTATTTGGGATTGATGTTTTATTACAACATTCCCCTCACTTTTGTCGCTTTAGCTGTTCTGCCATTATTTGCCACTTTAACAATTATCGCCACCCCAATTTTAAGAAATTGGCTAAACGAAACTTTTAACCGCAGTGCAGACAGTCAATCATTTTTAGTAGAGACGGTTACAGGTATTCATTCTGTTAAAGCCCATGCAGCAGAACCAGTAGCTAGAGAACGCTGGGAAGGTTTATTTGCTAAGTTTATTAGAACTGGTTTTAAAGCTTCCACAACTTCCAATATTAGCAGTAACATTGGTGATTTTCTCACTAATTTTTCTACATTGTTAATACTGTGGTTTGGGGCAAGATTAGTCATTGATCAGCAACTTACAGTAGGTCAATTAATCGCTTTTCAAATGTTATCAGGAAGAGTGACAGGACCATTATTGCGGTTAGTACAATTATGGCAAAATCTCCAACAAGTGCTATTATCAGTAGATAGAATTGGCGATATTCTTAACGCTGCACCAGAAGCAGAAGCAGGAACAGGTTTAGTATTACCAACCCTCAAAGGTGAAATTAATTTTGAGCAGGTTTTCTTCCGTTATAGTCCTAACACCGAACCTGTATTAAAAGGAATTTCCTTTGATATCAAACCAGGACAATTTGTGGGTATTGTCGGGCGCAGTGGTTCTGGTAAAAGTACCCTTTCCAAACTTTTGCAAAGACTTTATCAAATAGAATCAGGACGGATTTTAATTGATGGTTTTGATCTGAAAAGTTGTGATTTAGCTTCTTTAAGACAACAAATTGCTGTAGTTCTCCAAGAAGACTTTTTATTTAACGGTTCTATCTTGGAAAACATCAGTTTAGGAAATCCAGATATTACCGCCGAACAAGTTGTAGAAGCTGCCAGATTAGCAGTAGCACACGATTTTATCAGTCAATTACCTTACGGTTATGAAACTAATGTAGGTGAAAGAGGCACAGCTTTATCAGGTGGACAAAGACAACGTATTGCATTAGCAAGAATGTTTCTTTCTACCGCCCCAATTTTGATTTTAGATGAAGCTACAAGTGCATTAGATAGTGAAACAGAACAGCAAGTATTACAAAATTTGCAAAAGGTTTCTGCTAACCGCACCGTGTTTTTAATTGCCCATCGTTTTGCACCTTTAAAACGTGCAGATTTAATATTAGTCATGGAAAAAGGTATCATTGCAGAACGGGGAACACACACAGGTTTATTACAACAAAAGGGTTTGTACTGGTCACTTTATCAACGACAACAGATGAATATTTAA
- a CDS encoding foldase protein PrsA has protein sequence MESSSFFTINDEQIDLYQVVKYLQVSGKLNQFISDVLRQYVLEKELKNRDDIDISTALIEQAIIDFRLKNQLTDPEQFQAWLQNNGSDYATFYESVTFSFKLEKLKAVITDPKLPEYFIERKIYLDRVVLSRIMVDNRELAEELHTQIEEGSSFEQLAKEYSLADEKTFNGMMGPISRGSLPDILRASVDAANLGQLIGPIEIEGNFNLFRLENILPATLENTQLKQSLQHELFEKWLGEKIQNLTVKLQVS, from the coding sequence ATGGAATCTTCATCATTTTTTACAATTAACGACGAGCAAATCGACCTCTATCAAGTAGTCAAGTATTTACAGGTTTCTGGTAAACTAAATCAGTTTATCAGCGATGTTCTGCGTCAATATGTCTTAGAAAAAGAACTAAAAAACAGAGATGATATAGATATCAGTACAGCATTAATTGAACAGGCAATTATTGATTTTCGGTTAAAAAATCAACTTACAGATCCTGAACAATTCCAAGCATGGTTACAAAATAATGGTAGTGATTACGCTACATTTTATGAATCTGTCACCTTTAGTTTTAAATTAGAAAAACTGAAAGCGGTAATTACAGATCCAAAATTACCAGAATACTTTATTGAAAGGAAGATTTATTTAGATCGAGTGGTACTTTCTCGGATTATGGTTGATAACCGAGAACTAGCAGAAGAATTACACACTCAAATTGAAGAAGGAAGTAGTTTTGAGCAACTAGCAAAAGAGTATTCCTTAGCAGATGAAAAAACCTTTAACGGTATGATGGGTCCCATTAGTAGGGGTAGTTTACCAGATATTTTGCGTGCGTCTGTAGATGCAGCTAACCTTGGACAATTGATAGGACCGATAGAAATCGAAGGCAATTTCAACTTGTTTAGATTAGAGAACATTCTACCAGCAACTTTAGAAAATACTCAACTAAAACAATCACTACAACATGAGTTATTTGAGAAATGGCTAGGGGAAAAAATTCAAAACCTGACAGTAAAATTACAAGTGAGTTAA